The proteins below are encoded in one region of Drosophila santomea strain STO CAGO 1482 chromosome 2R, Prin_Dsan_1.1, whole genome shotgun sequence:
- the LOC120446767 gene encoding tyrosine-protein phosphatase Lar isoform X4, translated as MGLQMTAASPIAALSLLVLSLLTWTPEIVDAAHPPEIIRKPQNQGVRVGGVASFYCAARGDPPPSIVWRKNGKKVSGTQSRYTVLEQPGGISILRIEPVRAGRDDAPYECVAENGVGDAVSADATLTIYEGDKTPAGFPVITQGPGTRVIEVGHTVLMTCKAIGNPTPNIYWIKNQTKVDMSNPRYSLKDGFLQIENSREEDQGKYECVAENSMGTEHSKATNLYVKVRRVPPTFSRPPESISEVMLGSNLNLSCIAVGSPMPHVKWMKGSEDLTPENEMPIGRNVLQLINIQESANYTCIAASTLGQIDSVSVVKVQSLPTAPTDVQISEVTATSVRLEWSYKGPEDLQYYVIQYKPKNANQAFSEISGIITMYYVVRALSPYTEYEFYVIAVNNIGRGPPSAPATCTTGETKMESAPRNVQVRTLSSSTMVITWEPPETPNGQVTGYKVYYTTNSNQPEASWNSQMVDNSELTTVSELTPHAIYTVRVQAYTSMGAGPMSTPVQVKAQQGVPSQPSNFRATDIGETAVTLQWTKPTHSSENIVHYELYWNDTYANQAHHKRISNSEAYTLDGLYPDTLYYIWLAARSQRGEGATTPPIPVRTKQYVPGAPPRNITAIATSSTTISLNWLPPPVERSNGRIIYYKVFFVEVGREDDEATTLTLNMTSIVLDELKRWTEYKIWVLAGTSVGDGPRSHPIILRTQEDVPGDPQDVKATPLNSTSIHVSWKPPLEKDRNGIIRGYHIHAQELRDEGKGFLNEPFKFDVVDTLEFNVTGLQPDTKYSIQVAALTRKGDGDRSAAIVVKTPGGVPVRPTVSLKIMEREPIVSIELEWERPAQTYGELRGYRLRWGVKDQALKEEMLSGPQMTKKRFDNLERGVEYEFRVAGSNHIGIGQETVKIFQTPEGTPGGPPSNITIRFQTPDVLCVTWDPPTREHRNGIITRYDVQFHKKIDHGLGSERNMTLRKAVFTNLEENTEYIFRVRAYTKQGAGPFSDKLLVETERDMGRAPMSLQAEATSEQTAEIWWEPVTSRGKLLGYKIFYTMTAVEDLDDWQTKTVGLTESADLVNLEKFAQYAVAIAARFKNGLGRLSEKVTVRIKPEDVPLNLRAHDVSTHSMTLSWSPPIRLTPVNYKISFDAMKVFVDSQGFSQTQIVPKREIILKHYVKTHTINELSPFTTYNVNVSAIPSDYSYRPPTKITVTTQMAAPQPMVKPDFYGVVNGEEILVILPQASEEYGPISHYYLVVVPEDKSNLHKIPDQFLTDDLLPGRNKPERPNAPYIAAKFPQRSIPFTFHLGSGDDYHNFTNRKLEREKRYRIFVRAVVDTPQKHLYTSSPFSEFLSLDMREAPPGERPHRPDPNWPAEPEVSVNRNKDEPEILWVVLPLMVSTFIVSTALIVLCVVKRRRQPCKTPDQAAVTRPLMAADLGAGPTPSDPVDMRRLNFQTPGMISHPPIPISEFANHIERLKSNDNQKFSQEYESIEPGQQFTWDNSNLEHNKSKNRYANVTAYDHSRVQLPAVEGVVGSDYINANYCDGYRKHNAYVATQGPLQETFVDFWRMCWELKTATIVMMTRLEERTRIKCDQYWPTRGTETYGQIFVTITETQELATYSIRTFQLCRQGFNDRREIKQLQFTAWPDHGVPDHPAPFLQFLRRCRALTPPESGPVIVHCSAGVGRTGCYIVIDSMLERMKHEKIIDIYGHVTCLRAQRNYMVQTEDQYIFIHDAILEAIICGVTEVPARNLHTHLQKLLITEPGETISGMEVEFKKLSNVKMDSSKFVTANLPCNKHKNRLVHILPYESSRVYLTPIHGIEGSDYVNASFIDGYRYRSAYIAAQGPVQDAAEDFWRMLWEHNSTIVVMLTKLKEMGREKCFQYWPHERSVRYQYYVVDPIAEYNMPQYKLREFKVTDARDGSSRTVRQFQFIDWPEQGVPKSGEGFIDFIGQVHKTKEQFGQDGPITVHCSAGVGRSGVFITLSIVLERMQYEGVLDVFQTVRILRSQRPAMVQTEDQYHFCYRAALEYLGSFDNYAN; from the exons GCTTCCTGCAAATCGAAAACAGTCGCGAGGAGGATCAGGGCAAATACGAATGTGTAGCTGAGAATTCAATGGGCACGGAGCACTCGAAGGCCACCAATTTGTATGTGAAAGTCCGTCGTGTTCCGCCCACCTTCTCCCGCCCACCAGAGAGCATCAGTGAGGTGATGTTGGGATCCAATCTGAATCTATCCTGCATAGCCGTCGGCTCACCCATGCCTCATGTCAAGTGGATGAAGG GCTCCGAAGATCTGACTCCCGAGAATGAGATGCCAATCGGGCGAAATGTCCTGCAGCTGATCAATATCCAGGAGAGCGCCAACTACACTTGCATAGCGGCCTCCACGTTGGGCCAAATCGATTCCGTTTCGGTGGTTAAAGTGCAAT CTCTGCCCACCGCACCCACCGATGTGCAAATCTCCGAGGTGACCGCCACTTCGGTGCGTCTGGAGTGGTCGTACAAAGGTCCCGAGGACTTGCAGTATTACGTGATCCAGTACAAGCCGAAGAACGCCAACCAGGCCTTCAGCGAGATTAGCGGCATCATCACCATGTACTATGTGGTCCGCGCCCTGAGTCCCTACACGGAGTACGAGTTCTACGTGATAGCCGTGAACAATATTGGACGCGGACCACCCTCGGCTCCAGCGACATGTACCACCGGTGAGACAA AAATGGAAAGTGCACCACGTAATGTCCAAGTGCGCACGCTGAGCTCGTCCACGATGGTTATTACTTGGGAACCACCAGAGACGCCCAATGGACAAGTGACC GGCTACAAGGTGTACTACACGACCAATTCGAATCAGCCGGAGGCCTCGTGGAACTCGCAGATGGTCGACAATAGCGAACTGACCACAGTCTCGGAGCTAACGCCCCACGCCATCTACACGGTGAGGGTTCAGGCCTACACATCGATGGGAGCCGGTCCAATGTCCACGCCGGTCCAGGTGAAGGCCCAGCAAG GTGTGCCATCGCAACCGAGCAATTTCCGGGCAACCGATATCGGCGAGACCGCAGTCACACTGCAATGGACCAAGCCGACGCATTCCAGCGAGAACATCGTGCACTACGAGCTCTACTGGAATGACACATACGCCAATCAGGCCCATCACAA GCGCATTTCCAACTCGGAGGCGTATACCCTCGACGGACTGTACCCCGATACCCTCTACTACATCTGGCTGGCTGCAAGGTCGCAGCGGGGCGAGGGGGCCACCACCCCACCCATTCCGGTGCGCACCAAGCAATATG TACCAGGTGCTCCGCCTCGAAATATCACCGCCATAGCCACCAGCTCGACGACCATATCCCTGAACTGGCTGCCTCCGCCCGTCGAGCGGTCGAACGGCCGGATCATATACTATAAGGTGTTCTTCGTGGAGGTGGGTCGCGAAGACGACGAGGCCACCACCTTGACCCTCAATATGACCAGCATTGTGCTGGACGAGCTGAAGCGCTGGACAGAGTACAAGATCTGGGTGCTGGCCGGCACCTCAGTAGGGGATGGGCCGCGGTCGCATCCCATAATTTTGCGCACCCAAGAGGATG TGCCCGGCGATCCGCAAGATGTGAAGGCCACGCCTTTGAACTCCACATCGATCCATGTCAGCTGGAAGCCGCCTCTCGAAAAAGATCGCAATGGCATCATCCGTGGGTATCATATACACGCCCAGGAGCTGCGAGATGAG GGCAAGGGCTTTCTGAACGAACCTTTCAAGTTTGATGTGGTGGACACGCTGGAGTTCAATGTGACTGGCTTGCAGCCGGATACAAAGTACTCCATTCAGGTGGCGGCATTAACTCGTAAAGGGGACGGTGATCGGAGTGCAGCGATTGTGGTGAAAACCCCTGGCGGTGTGCCAGTTCGACCAACTGTGAGTCTGAAGATCATGGAGCGGGAACCGATCGTGTCCATCGAGCTAGAATGGGAGCGTCCGGCGCAGACCTACGGCGAATTGCGTGGCTATCGACTTCGGTGGGGCGTCAAGGACCAGGCTCTGAAGGAGGAGATGCTGTCAGGACCTCAGATGACCAAGAAACGCTTTGATAACCTGGAACGCGGAGTAGAATACGAATTCCGTGTGGCAGGCAGCAACCATATCGGTATTGGGCAAGAGACGGTGAAAATATTCCAAACACCAGAGGGAACACCAGGTGGACCGCCCTCAAACATCACCATTCGCTTCCAAACTCCGGATGTACTATGCGTGACCTGGGATCCACCAACTAGGGAGCACCGGAATGGCATAATCACCCGCTACGATGTTCAGTTTCACAAGAAAATCGATCATGGCCTTGGGTCCGAGAGAAATATGACTCTCCGGAAGGCGGTGTTCACCAATCTGGAGGAGAACACCGAGTATATCTTCCGGGTGAGGGCTTACACGAAGCAGGGAGCTGGTCCCTTTAGCGACAAGTTACTCGTGGAGACAGAACGTGACATGGGTCGAGCACCGATGTCCCTGCAGGCAGAGGCGACCTCGGAGCAAACGGCAGAGATCTGGTGGGAACCGGTAACAAGTCGTGGCAAGTTGCTCGGCTACAAGATCTTTTACACCATGACAGCTGTTGAGGATCTGGACGATTGGCAAACCAAAACCGTTGGACTCACAGAATCCGCTGATCTAGTTAATCTCGAGAAATTTGCCCAATATGCCGTGGCCATTGCGGCCAGGTTCAAGAACGGATTGGGACGTCTTAGTGAGAAGGTTACGGTACGAATCAAGCCGGAGGATGTGCCTCTTAATCTTCGTGCCCACGATGTGAGCACCCATTCGATGACCTTGAGTTGGTCACCACCCATTCGCCTAACTCCGGTCAACTACAAGATCAGCTTTGATGCAATGAAGGTGTTTGTGGACTCACAGGGATTCTCCCAGACCCAGATCGTTCCTAAGCGAGAGATCATCCTTAAGCACTATGTGAAGACCCACACGATCAACGAACTCAGTCCGTTTACCACCTACAATGTGAATGTGAGTGCCATTCCCTCGGATTATTCTTACCGCCCGCCTACAAAGATTACGGTCACAACGCAAATGGCTGCACCTCAGCCTATGGTAAAACCGGATTTCTACGGTGTTGTTAATGGAGAGGAAATTCTGGTGATACTGCCCCAGGCTTCTGAGGAATACGGACCCATATCGCACTATTATTTGGTGGTGGTCCCGGAGGACAAGTCCAACCTGCACAAGATACCCGATCAGTTCCTTACCGATGATCTCTTGCCGGGCAGGAACAAACCGGAGCGTCCGAATGCGCCGTACATTGCAGCCAAGTTCCCGCAGCGTTCCATTCCGTTCACCTTCCACCTGGGATCTGGTGATGACTATCATAACTTTACAAATCGCAAGTTGGAGCGAGAGAAGCGCTACCGCATCTTTGTGCGGGCGGTGGTGGATACGCCACAGAAGCACCTGTACACCTCCAGTCCCTTCTCCGAGTTTCTATCGCTGGACATGAGGGAAGCTCCGCCTGGTGAGCGGCCCCACCGACCCGATCCCAATTGGCCCGCGGAGCCGGAAGTATCGGTTAACCGCAACAAGGACGAGCCGGAGATTCTGTGGGTGGTGCTGCCCCTAATGGTGTCCACCTTCATCGTGTCCACCGCGCTGATTGTTCTCTGTGTGGTGAAGCGTCGCCGCCAGCCATGCAAGACTCCGGATCAGGCGGCCGTTACAAGGCCTTTGATGGCCGCTGACCTGGGAGCCGGACCTACTCCCAGCGATCCCGTTGACATGAGGCGCTTGAACTTCCAGACGCCCGGTATGATCTCCCATCCGCCCATACCCATATCTGAGTTTGCTAACCACATCGAACGGCTTAAGTCCAATGACAAtcagaagttttcgcaggaGTACGAAAGCATTGAGCCGGGCCAGCAGTTCACTTGGGATAACTCCAATCTGGAGCACAACAAGTCCAAAAACCGCTATGCCAATGTCACCGCCTACGATCATTCACGTGTCCAGTTGCCAGCGGTGGAGGGTGTGGTTGGGTCAGATTACATTAATGCCAATTACTGTGACGGCTATCGGAAGCACAATGCCTATGTGGCAACCCAAGGTCCGTTGCAAGAGACCTTTGTTGACTTCTGGCGCATGTGTTGGGAACTGAAAACGGCTACTATTGTGATGATGACGCGATTGGAGGAACGAACACGCATTAAGTGCGATCAGTATTGGCCCACTCGTGGAACCGAGACCTATGGCCAGATCTTTGTGACCATCACAGAGACCCAGGAACTGGCCACCTACAGCATCCGTACGTTCCAGCTGTGCCGGCAGGGCTTCAACGATCGGCGAGAGATCAAGCAGCTGCAGTTCACCGCCTGGCCAGATCATGGAGTGCCCGATCATCCGGCTCCCTTCCTTCAATTCTTACGTCGGTGTCGCGCCCTTACGCCACCGGAATCTGGACCCGTAATTGTTCACTGCTCAGCTGGAGTGGGCCGAACTGGCTGTTACATTGTAATCGATTCGATGTTGGAACGAATGAAGCACGAGAAGATTATCGACATCTATGGACATGTAACCTGCTTACGGGCGCAACGAAACTACATGGTGCAGACGGAGGATCAGTATATCTTTATCCATGACGCCATCTTGGAGGCCATCATATGTGGGGTAACGGAGGTGCCGGCTCGCAATCTACACACCCACCTTCAAAAGCTACTGATCACGGAACCCGGCGAAACTATCTCGGGCATGGAGGTGGAGTTCAAGAAGCTTTCTAACGTCAAGATGGACTCGTCCAAGTTCGTAACGGCCAATCTGCCATGCAACAAGCACAAGAACCGCTTAGTCCATATTCTACCGTACGAATCCAGTCGCGTCTACCTGACCCCTATCCATGGAATCGAGGGAAGCGACTATGTCAACGCCAGCTTCATCGACGGCTATCGATACCGATCCGCTTACATCGCCGCACAGGGTCCTGTGCAGGATGCCGCTGAGGACTTTTGGCGCATGCTCTGGGAGCACAACTCCACCATTGTGGTCATGCTGACCAAGCTCAAGGAAATGGGCAGG GAGAAATGCTTCCAGTACTGGCCCCATGAGAGATCCGTACGCTATCAGTATTATGTCGTGGATCCCATTGCTGAGTACAACATGCCGCAGTACAAGCTGCGTGAATTTAAG GTCACAGATGCACGAGATGGCTCATCGCGCACCGTCCGCCAGTTTCAGTTCATCGATTGGCCGGAGCAGGGTGTGCCCAAGTCGGGCGAAGGCTTCATCGACTTCATCGGGCAGGTGCACAAGACCAAGGAGCAGTTTGGCCAGGATGGACCCATTACCGTGCACTGTTCAGCGGGCGTGGGACGATCGGGGGTCTTTATCACCCTGAGCATCGTTCTGGAACGTATGCAGTACGAGGGAGTACTAGATGTCTTCCAGACAGTGCGTATTCTGCGTTCCCAGCGTCCGGCCATGGTACAAACCGAG GATCAATACCACTTCTGCTATCGCGCTGCACTGGAGTACTTAGGCTCATTCGACAACTATGCAAACTGA